Proteins encoded together in one Vitis vinifera cultivar Pinot Noir 40024 chromosome 4, ASM3070453v1 window:
- the LOC100262676 gene encoding uncharacterized protein LOC100262676 isoform X3 has translation MFVKKLVEKASKKPGGSLDGLKSQDVDPRLVFHYGIPGGSILFAYDSIQKILAIATRDGRIKLFGKDNTQALLESNETVPSKFLQFIENQGILLNVTAENHIEVWDIDKKLLSHVHVFKEEITSFMVMQRSFFMYLGDSSGNISVLKLEQEPCHMVQMKYTIPSTASHGNPTEVAGGTAVMHILPQPTAESKRVLIIFRDGLIVLWDIRESKVIFKTGVNMLQPLSHDTKTVTSACWACPFGGKVVVGYSNGDVFIWNVLHIPDPSNGAAADKDLYSSQSAPIYKLNLGYKLEKIPIASLKWAYADGKATRLYVMGGSDIQSTNLLQVILLNEQTESRTIKLGIHLPEPCVDMVIVSSSSEQSKHKQDSFLLLGKSGCMYAYDDYVIEKYLLQCQSRSSPSLPKEIMVKLPFSDSSITIAKFITENPNFLNSSDEDYVSLAKSIPPFLPSEAKPKDETRLNSTNFGGFAKIKNLYITGHSNGAIYFWDLSCPFLLPILSLKQQSEDDLSLSGIALTALYFDGHSRYLISGDQNGMVRIFKFKTEAYATATSFMPLQGSTKKGSNHIIQSVKLIKVNGSVLSIDISRGSRHLAIGSDQGYVSLIDMESPSLLYQKLIESELSTGVISVWFETCILHGFEKNILAVATKDSSILALDSDTGNTLSTSMIHPKKPSKALFMQILDGHDAFGKRSYTSENLDLNKGNYIEDSKQLSLLLCSEKAAYVYSLTHVIQGIKKVHYKKKFNSSCCCWASTFYTPSDAGLVLIFTNGKIEIRSLPELSLLKETSIKGLAFSTSKSNSLSNSSVCSSRDGEIIVVNGDQEMFALSSLLQNEIYRPLDSARQVYRKDLVVSQEGLISGPLVHKEKKKGIFSSVIKGSKTKHVPDMEAEDAKESIEELSSIFSVANFPLYAGKGDNLDMDEEEVELDIDDIDLEDPGEKPKGQNMMAALNKQKLTSKFQALKGIKCH, from the exons ATGTTCGTCAAGAAGCTTGTTGAGAAGGCTTCCAAGAAG CCTGGAGGAAGTTTGGATGGTTTGAAATCTCAAGATGTAGACCCACGCCTGGTTTTCCATTATGGAATTCCAGGGGGTTCTATCTTATTTGCTTATGATTCGATTCAGAAGATACTTGCAATTGCTACAAG AGATGGTCGAATTAAATTATTTGGCAAAGACAACACTCAAGCTCTACTTGAATCCAATGAGACAGTTCCAAGCAAGTTTTTACAG ttTATTGAGAACCAAGGCATTCTTCTAAATGTAACTGCTGAGAATCACATTGAG GTCTGGGACATAGACAAGAAGCTGTTGTCTCATGTGCATGtttttaaagaagaaattaCCTCTTTTATGGTCATGCAACGAAGTTTCTTCAT GTATCTTGGAGACTCTTCTGGTAATATTTCTGTTTTGAAGCTTGAACAAGAACCATGTCATATGGTGCAAATGAAATACACTATACCTTCAACAGCCTCTCATG GGAATCCAACTGAAGTTGCAGGTGGCACTGCTGTAATGCATATTCTGCCCCAACCAACTGCTGAAAGTAAAAG GGTTCTTATAATATTTAGAGATGGTCTGATTGTGTTATGGGATATACGAGAAAGCAAGGTTATTTTCAAGACTGGTGTAAATATGTTGCAACCATTAAGTCATGACACAAAGACAGTAACTTCTGCATGCTGGGCGTGTCCTTTTGGAGGTAAAGTTGTGGTTGGGTACAGCAATGGAGATGTTTTCATATGGAATGTTCTTCATATTCCAGATCCAAGTAATGGAGCAGCAGCAGATAAAGATTTATATTCTTCTCAAAGTGCTCCTATTTACAAACTCAATCTTGGATATAAGTTGGAAAAAATTCCTATAGCATCATTAAAATGGGCCTATGCAGATGGGAAGGCAACTCGACTATATGTTATGGGTGGCTCTGACATTCAATCCACAAACTTATTGCAG GTGATCTTATTGAATGAGCAGACTGAATCACGCACAATTAAATTGGGGATTCATCTGCCTGAGCCTTGTGTTGACATGGTGATCGTTTCAAGCTCCAGTGAGCAAAGCAAGCATAAACAAGATTCTTTCCTTCTTCTGGGAAAATCTGGTTGCATGTATGCCTACGATGATTATGTGATAGAAAAGTATCTCTTACAATGCCAATCAAGGTCCTCACCCTCCCTCCCAAAGGAGATAATGGTAAAGCTGCCTTTTTCTGATTCAAGCATCACTATAGCAAAATTCATCACAGAGAATCCAAATTTCTTAAATTCTTCTGATGAG GATTATGTTTCGCTGGCAAAAAGCATTCCACCATTTCTTCCATCTGAAGCAAAACCAAAAGATGAAACACGGTTGAACTCTACCAACTTTGGTGGATTTGCAAAGATTAAAAACTTGTACATTACAGGACACAGTAATGGAGCCATATATTTTTGGGATTTATCGTGTCCATTTTTGCTCCCAATCTTATCATTAAAACAACAG AGCGAGGATGACTTATCTTTAAGTGGTATAGCATTAACTGCATTGTATTTTGACGGCCATTCTCGCTATCTTATTTCTGGTGACCAAAATGGAATG GTTCGCatcttcaaattcaaaactGAGGCGTATGCCACAGCCACCAGTTTTATGCCTCTGCAAG GAAGTACAAAGAAAGGAAGCAACCATATCATCCAGAGTGTCAAACTTATAAAGGTCAATGGTTCTGTGCTTTCTATAGACATAAGCCGTGGCTCAAGACATCTTGCAATTGGATCTGATCAAGGATAT GTTTCACTAATTGATATGGAAAGTCCCTCTCTATTGTATCAAAAACTTATCGAAAGTGAATTGAGCACTGGTGTCATCTCCGTGTGGTTTGAAACCTGCATTCTGCATGGTTTTGAGAAGAATATTTTAGCGGTAGCAACAAAGGATTCATCAATTTTGGCTCTTGATAGTGACACTGGAAACACACTTAGTACCAGCATGATCCATCCCAAGAAACCCTCTAAAGCTCTATTCATGCAGATTTTGG ATGGGCATGATGCATTTGGTAAAAGATCATATACATCAGAGAATTTGGACTTGAACAAAGGGAACTATATTGAGGATTCAAAGCAGTTGTCACTATTGCTATGTTCTGAGAAAGCTGCATATGTCTATTCCTTAACACATGTAATTCAG GGAATTAAGAAGGTACACTACAAGAAGAAGTTCAATTCCTCTTGTTGCTGCTGGGCATCAACATTCTACACTCCCTCTGATGCTGGGCTTGTACTCATTTTTACTaatggaaaaattgaaataag GTCCCTTCCAGAGTTATCCCTGTTAAAGGAAACTTCAATAAAAGGTCTTGCATTTTCAACTTCCAAATCAAACTCATTGTCAAACAGTTCAGTATGCTCTTCAAGGGATGGAGAAATTATTGTG GTGAATGGTGACCAGGAAATGTTTGCTCTCTCAAGTTTGcttcaaaatgaaatttatag GCCTTTGGACTCAGCTCGCCAAGTCTACAGGAAAGATCTGGTGGTTTCACAAGAAGGGCTTATTTCTGGACCCCTTGTccataaggaaaagaaaaag GGCATATTTAGCTCTGTTATTAAAGGCAGCAAAACAAAGCATGTGCCTGATATGGAAGCAGAAGATGCGAAAGAAAGTATTGAAGAACTTTCATCAATCTTTTCAGTTGCCAACTTCCCATTATATGCTGGGAAAGGAGACAATCTAGACATGGATGAAGAGGAGGTTGAATTAGATATAG atgatatTGACCTTGAAGATCCTGGCGAAAAGCCCAAGGGACAGAATATGATGGCAGCCCTAAATAAGCAGAAGCTCACAAGCAAATTTCAGGCTCTTAAAG GAATCAAGTGTCATTAA